A genomic window from Pecten maximus chromosome 2, xPecMax1.1, whole genome shotgun sequence includes:
- the LOC117343550 gene encoding muscarinic acetylcholine receptor M4-like, whose amino-acid sequence MALLTQNVSIVVDTTTAFLCPDNSTPPCQCNDTFTNVTCTDDTSPAWAGPPYPMWLTILLGAMAAVVVLVTVLGNILVLIAFAVERSIRQPTNYFIASLAVSDLLIGTFSMPCFTLYLLLGYWPLGDIICDLWLSLDWTVCLASQYTVFFITVDRFFSVKIPAKYRNWRTEKKVIIMIAFTWIIPCAVFFTSIIGWQYFVGERTVDKYECEVQFMSDPLFTFLLTIGYYWTTLFVMIGLYTGIYRVALSLQKKAEAKHKKMTTAMSHTAHESKKKARAVDAGAASQNSRKRTENNNARHLRGVDTTSFTKPPEEDRSSSPAFASDEENSSSQEGACGSSKTPLTGKHADDDDDDQTCFVNSAVQTDTTYRPSLKGMLGVSFGHVSKLAFSITASSVTLPNDHGEAEEELNTPLPDALPPAYDTVVIPPENNYPKKVNNSNSINELAVDDVISGCKYIDEDSLKSLASAENIKLLSDPGTNNDSSADEGSSPIWKRRADKYMPIPIPANSNNTNMEVIEEDQTMDTDLEHMAPNNLPSNGKAAVTGKPHRKPLDSVRSNDTSASSERRFGSPFHALVKSMREKQLKRQKAARQREQKKSKSENRARKAFRTITFILGAYVLCWTPYHVMVFIIGLCGGYDCINIKLYQFTYWLCYLNSPVNPFCYALANQQFKRTFLRIMRFDFHRT is encoded by the coding sequence ATGGCGTTGCTTACACAGAACGTCAGTATTGTGGTGGACACGACTACAGCATTCCTCTGTCCGGACAATTCAACCCCGCCATGTCAGTGTAACGACACTTTCACAAATGTCACGTGCACTGACGACACGTCACCGGCCTGGGCGGGACCACCCTACCCCATGTGGCTAACCATTCTCCTCGGAGCAATGGCGGCTGTAGTCGTCTTAGTAACAGTTCTGGGAAATATTCTTGTGTTGATCGCGTTTGCAGTGGAGCGAAGTATCAGACAGCCGACGAACTACTTTATCGCGTCGCTAGCGGTGTCTGATCTCCTCATCGGTACCTTTTCCATGCCCTGTTTCACTCTGTACCTTTTACTAGGGTACTGGCCCCTTGGGGACATCATTTGCGATCTCTGGCTGTCCCTGGATTGGACAGTATGTCTTGCATCACAATACACCGTATTTTTCATTACTGTAGATAGATTCTTTTCTGTAAAAATTCCAGCTAAATATCGAAATTGGCGAACGGAGAAAAAGGTGATCATAATGATAGCGTTTACTTGGATAATACCCTGTGCAGTTTTCTTCACTTCCATCATAGGATGGCAGTACTTCGTGGGCGAGAGGACGGTGGACAAATATGAGTGTGAGGTACAATTCATGAGTGACCCATTGTTTACATTTCTGTTGACCATTGGATATTATTGGACAACTCTTTTTGTTATGATTGGATTATACACCGGTATTTATCGTGTAGCCCTCAGTCTACAGAAAAAGGCCGAGGCAAAGCATAAGAAGATGACAACTGCCATGTCCCATACAGCGCATGAGAGCAAAAAGAAGGCACGCGCTGTAGACGCGGGAGCGGCCTCTCAAAACAGCCGCAAGAGAACTGAAAACAACAATGCGAGACACCTCAGGGGTGTGGACACCACTAGCTTTACGAAACCTCCAGAGGAGGACAGATCAAGTTCGCCCGCGTTTGCTTCGGATGAAGAAAATAGTAGCAGTCAGGAAGGCGCTTGTGGCTCCAGTAAAACTCCCCTTACTGGAAAACACGCGGATGACGATGATGACGATCAAACCTGTTTCGTCAACAGCGCTGTTCAAACAGATACGACGTATCGCCCTTCCCTCAAAGGCATGCTGGGAGTATCATTTGGTCACGTGTCAAAATTAGCCTTCTCCATTACCGCTTCCAGTGTTACTCTGCCAAACGACCACGGAGAGGCGGAGGAAGAATTGAATACACCGCTTCCGGACGCTTTACCGCCAGCGTATGATACGGTAGTGATTCCACCGGAAAATAATTACCCTAAAAAAGTGAACAACTCAAACTCGATTAATGAGTTAGctgttgatgacgtcataagtGGATGTAAATACATTGACGAAGATAGTTTGAAATCTTTAGCGTCGGCAGAAAACATTAAACTCTTATCGGATCCGGGAACAAATAATGATTCTTCGGCCGACGAAGGATCCTCTCCGATTTGGAAACGCAGGGCAGATAAGTACATGCCAATTCCGATTCCTGCGAACTCCAATAACACCAACATGGAGGTTATTGAAGAAGATCAAACAATGGATACGGATCTGGAACACATGGCGCCAAACAACCTTCCATCAAATGGCAAGGCTGCTGTAACTGGCAAACCCCACCGGAAACCGTTAGATTCAGTCCGGTCGAACGATACTTCGGCTAGCTCGGAGCGTAGATTTGGAAGTCCTTTCCATGCATTGGTAAAATCTATGCGTGAAAAGCAACTGAAGAGACAAAAGGCTGCAAGACAAAGAGAACAGAAGAAATCAAAATCGGAGAATAGGGCACGAAAGGCCTTCCGGACTATCACTTTTATTTTAGGTGCGTATGTACTCTGCTGGACTCCATACCACGTGATGGTTTTCATTATAGGTTTGTGTGGCGGTTATGACTGTATAAACATCAAACTTTACCAGTTCACGTATTGGCTGTGCTATCTGAACAGTCCCGTCAACCCCTTCTGTTACGCCTTAGCCAATCAGCAATTTAAGAGAACATTTCTCCGGATCATGCGTTTTGACTTCCATAGAACGTAA